Genomic DNA from Candidatus Rokuibacteriota bacterium:
CCAAGCTCCGGAGCCTCGGCTGGGTGCCCGCCCATGCCTTCGAGGCGGCGCTCCGCGCGACCGTGGAGTGGTACCGGGCCAACGAGGCGTGGTGGCGGCCCCTCAAATCGGGGGCCTTCAGGGAGTACTACCGCCGGCAGTACGGGGGACGCCGATGAAACGGATCGCCTTCGCCCTGGTCGCTCTCGTCCTCCCGGCCCTCCTCTGGGCCGCGCCTCAGGAACGACAGAAGAGCCCGGACCCGTCCGGCGCCTCCCAGTTCCCCTCCTATGTGCAGAAAGTTCAGCCGGCTGTCGTGGGGATCAAGGTCCAGGTGCCGCGCGATCGCCCGTCGGCGCATACCCTGGGGCCAGAGCGCCGGGGGAGCGGCGTGATCTTTGCCCCCGACGGGTATGCGCTGACCGTGAGCTACGTGCTGCTCGACGCGGAGCGGATCGAAGTGTGGCTTCGCGACGGCCGGAAGCTCCCTGCGCGCCTGGTGGGCCTCGACCTCGAGGTCGGGCTGGGCGTGGTCAAGATCGACGCCCCCGGTCCTTATGCGAGCGCGGTCCTGGGCGACTCCACGACCGTGACGGTCGGCCAGCTCACGGCCACGGTGGGCGTGGACGACGACGGCGACCTGGTCGCCACCTCCGGGAGCGTTCAGACGATCCGCGCCTTCGCCGGCTACTGGGAGTACATGCTGGACCGCGCCTTCGTCGTGGCGCCCTACAACCCCTCCTTCGGCGGCAGCCCGCTCGTCAACGAGCGGGGGGAGGTCATCGGGATTGCCTCGCTCCGCCTCGGCGATCCGCCGCTCGTGAACCTGGCGATCCCCATCGAGAAGTTTCTCCCGGGGAAGGACGAGCTGATCCGCGAGGGACGGGTGGTGAGCCGGAAGCCCCGCCCGTGGCTCGGCCTCTACACGGTGCCGGCGGAGGACGGCGGCGTCGTCGTGACGGGGGTCTCCCCGGTCGGCCCCGCGGGCTCGGCCGGCTTCCAGCGCGGCGACCGCATCGTCCGGCTGGACGGCGAGCCGGTCGGGAGCCAGGAGGAGTTCTACACCCGCCTCTGGCAGACCCAGGTAGGGCAGGAGATCACGCTCGTCGTGGTGCGGGATGCCCGCTTCCACGCGATCACGGTCCGCTCCGCCGACCGCTACCGCTTCTTCCGCACTACGGAGAAGTAGGTCCCCGCGCGCCCGGTAGCCACACGAATTTGCGCGCGCTGAAGCGCCCGACGCCCGGCCCGTCAGCCTCTGCCGCTTTCCGCGTCGCGCCCACTCCTCCCGACGGCCTCGGCCTGCCTGCGACCCGAGTCGCGGTCGCGGGACTCTTCCTGCTCACCGCGCTCTTCCTGTGGCAGCGGGGGTCGGACGTCGGGCGACTTCCGGAGGTCTTTCCGTCGTTCCTGGCGTCGCTGGTTCAGACCAGACTGTTCGGCCTCAGGGGCGCTGCGGAAAGCGCTCTGGGCGCGCTCGTCGCGGTGGCCGTGGTCCTCGCGTGGTGCGGTCTCGGCGACATCGTGGTGCGGCTCACGGAACGCTTCCCGCCCGAGTCTTCGGCCGCGAAGCGCGAGGCCAGGAGGTCGAGCGCTCTTGTCTGGTCCAGGAAGGTCGCGTTCGGCGCCGGGCTCTGGTCGCTTCTGTGGTTTGGGCTCGGGATTGCCGGCTTCTACTCGAAGGCGGTCGCGGTGGCGGCTCTCGCGGGCGGGCTCGCGCTCGCCGCGGCTGCTGGTGTGCGGAACCGGAGGGCGGGAGGCGTTCGGCCAGGCGGTGGGGATCACGGGGAGCGCCGGCGAGGCGGGCTCGAGCGGGTGGCCCTGGGATGCGTCGCCTTTCCGGTCCTGCTCGCGCTGGTGGCTGCGCTCGCCCCCCCGACCGGCAAGGACGCGCTGATCTATCACCTCGCGGTCCCGAAAGCGTTTGTCGCCGCGGGCGGCATCGTGGAGGTGCCCTACAACATCGCCGGCTTTTTCCCCCTCGGCGCGGAGATGAACGGCGTGTGGGCGCTGCTCCTCGGCAGTCTGGCCGGTGCCCGGGTCGCGGAAGCCGCCTTCGGCGCCGTCCTGTTCGCGTTCTTCCCGCTCCTGCTCGCCCTCGTGTACGGCTGGGCGCGCGAGCAGGGGGTGGGCGAGGGCTGGGCGCTCACCGTCTCGGCGCTCGTCGCTGCCATTCCGGCGGCCTATTCCGTCGCCTCCAGCGGGTACGTGGATGTGGCGCTGTCGGTCTACGTCGCGCTGGCGGTCCACGCGCTGGGGCGCTGGTCGACGACCGCGAGTCGCGCCAGCCTCGTCGCCTTCGTGCTCGCGCTCGGCTTCGCGCTCTCCGTCAAGCCCCTGGCCGCGTTTCTCGTCATTTTCCTGCCCGTGGTCGTCCTTCTCAGAGCCTGGCAGGCGGAGCGGCGCAAGAGCGAGGCCGGCGCCGGACCGGCCCCGGGGCCGGGCGGGATCGTCCGGGATGGGCTGGTCGCCTTGCTGGGTGCGGCTATCCTCGGGAGCCCGTGGTACATGCGGAATTGGGTTCTCACGGGGAGCCCCTTGTTTCCGTTCTACCTGGACGTGTGGAAGGCCAGCGCCCAGGGCTGGGACACGGAGCGCTCGGTGCTGTTTCAGGTCTTCCTCTCGCTCTACGGCGGTGATCCGAAAAGCGTCGTGCATTATGTGGCCGCGCCGGTGCGCCTGTCGTTGATGGCCCAGCCGGAGCAGCCCGCCTACTACGACGGGGTGCTCGGAATCTCGTTCCTGCTCGGGCTGCCGCTCCTCCTCTGGGCGCTCTGGCGGTTGCCGCTCGACGCCGAGCTGCGACTCGCCGCTGCCGCGTCCGGCTGGCTCTTCGTCGGCTGGTTCTTCTCGAGCCAGCAGCTGCGGTTCCTGCTGCCGGCGCTTCCGCCCCTGGCGGTGGCGATCGCGGGCGCGGCAGCCGCCGGGACAAGGTCCGGGTTGAGTGGTCGCACAAGATCGCTCCAGTGGACGCTGCTGGCGACGACCGTGGCGGGGCACCTCGTGATCGTCGCGTGGTTCCTCGAGCAGAACCCGGTTCGGGTGGTCCTCGGCGGCGAGCCGCGTGCGGCGTATCTCGAACGGCGGCTCGATCACTACCCGTACTACCGCATCGTCAACACCCAGCTCCCGCCCGATGCCCGCCTCTGGCTCATCAACATGCGGCGGGACACCTACCATCTCGAGCGGCCGCATCTGTCGGATTACGCGTTCGAGGACTACACGCTCAGGAAGTACGTGGACACCGCCCGGGACGTCGGGGAGGTCCGGGACCGCGTGCGGGCCGCCGGGATCACCCATGTGCTGGTCCGCCACGACGTGCTGTTCGACTACGGGAGATCGCCGATCGTCGATGAGCGCCGCCCGCGGGAGGAGAACGACCGGCGGATGGCGCTGCTCAGATCGTTTCTCCTGGAGGGCACCCGGGTCCTCCGGGGCGACCGGAAATTCCTGCTGGTCGAGCTGCCCGGCGCGTAGGATGGCGCGAGTCCGGTTGTGATACTCTAAGCCTATGAAGGGGGCGGACAGCTATCAGGGACGCGGCCTGATCGCCGACCCGATCCACCACTACATCCTGTACACGCGCCCGGATGGGATTCCCGGCGAGGCCACGGAGCAGGAGCTGATCGATACGCCGTGGGTCCAGCGCCTCCGGCGGATCCCGCAGCTCCAGTCGGCGCGCTGGGTCTTCCCCGCGGCCGAGCACAGCCGCTTCCAGCATGCCCTCGGCGCCATGCACCTCGCGGGCCGCTTCGCCCAGCAGCTCTACCCCTCGCTCAAGTCCATCTTCCCCGACGCCCCGTCCCAGGCCCTCGTCGAAGAGCTGCTCCGGATCACGGGCCTCCTCCACGATGTCGGCCACGGTCCCTTTGGCCACTTCTTCGACGACAACTTCCTGGTGGACTTC
This window encodes:
- a CDS encoding serine protease; amino-acid sequence: MKRIAFALVALVLPALLWAAPQERQKSPDPSGASQFPSYVQKVQPAVVGIKVQVPRDRPSAHTLGPERRGSGVIFAPDGYALTVSYVLLDAERIEVWLRDGRKLPARLVGLDLEVGLGVVKIDAPGPYASAVLGDSTTVTVGQLTATVGVDDDGDLVATSGSVQTIRAFAGYWEYMLDRAFVVAPYNPSFGGSPLVNERGEVIGIASLRLGDPPLVNLAIPIEKFLPGKDELIREGRVVSRKPRPWLGLYTVPAEDGGVVVTGVSPVGPAGSAGFQRGDRIVRLDGEPVGSQEEFYTRLWQTQVGQEITLVVVRDARFHAITVRSADRYRFFRTTEK